The following are from one region of the Cottoperca gobio chromosome 13, fCotGob3.1, whole genome shotgun sequence genome:
- the aldh3a2a gene encoding aldehyde dehydrogenase family 3 member A2a isoform X2, translating to MSREQLVVQRARKSFQTGKTKPLEYRIHQLKSLLRFISERRRDIAEAVKKDLGKSENGTELFETLGLEGEIKLAMEKVAEWAAPRPVEKNLLTISDEVYVQPEPLGVVLIIGAWNYPWAVTLQPLVGAIAAGNAAVIKPSEVSSHSAKVMEDLLPQYLDKDLYPVVTGGVSETQELLRQRFDHVFYTGSSSVGKLVMEAAARHLTPVTLELGGKSPCYIDKNCDITVACRRITWGKFVNCGQTCIAPDFILCEPSIQSKVVEEIKKCIKEFYTETPETFEDYGRIINQRHFKRLMGLMEGSTVAVGGDSDESQCYIAPTVLKDVTGESKVMTEEIFGPLLPIITVSGVDEAIQFINEREKPLVIYVFSHDNKLIKRVIAETSSGALLANDCLVHFTVAALPFGGVGNSGMGSYHGRHSFNQLSHLRSCLIKQLKMEGVNSMRYPPHTDKKLGWARFFLLKQVNVGRLQRMALLAALAGLAAFVVQRFLQWG from the exons ATGTCCCGAGAGCAGCTGGTTGTTCAACGGGCCAGGAAGTCCTTCCAGACAGGGAAAACCAAGCCTCTGGAGTACAGGATCCACCAGCTGAAGAGCCTGCTCCGCTTCATCTCAGAGAGACGCAGGGACATAGCAGAGGCCGTCAAAAAGGACCTCGGCAAG AGTGAAAATGGGACCGAGCTGTTTGAGACACTGGGACTGGAGGGAGAGATCAAGCTGGCTATGGAGAAGGTGGCAGAGTGGGCGGCTCCTCGGCCGGTAGAGAAGAACCTCCTCACCATATCAGACGAGGTTTATGTGCAGCCGGAGCCTCTGGGAGTGGTGCTCATCATCGGGGCCTGGAACTACCCCTGGGCTGTCACCCTCCAGCCACTGGTTGGAGCTATCGCTGCTG GTAATGCAGCAGTCATAAAGCCATCCGAGGTCAGCTCTCACTCTGCCAAGGTCATGGAGGATCTTCTCCCTCAGTATCTAGACAAA GATCTGTACCCAGTGGTGACAGGTGGAGTGTCAGAGACCCAGGAGCTGCTGAGGCAGAGATTTGACCACGTCTTCTACACAGGAAGCAGCTCAGTGGGTAAATTGGTGATGGAGGCTGCGGCTCGCCACCTCACCCCTGTGACCCTGGAGCTGGGAGGGAAGAGCCCCTGCTACATCGACAAGAACTGTGACATTACTGTCGCATGTCG TCGCATCACGTGGGGAAAGTTTGTCAACTGTGGCCAGACATGCATCGCTCCTGACTTCATCCTGTGTGAACCCTCCATCCAGAGCAAAGTAGTGGAAGAGATCAAGAAGTGCATCAAG GAGTTTTACACAGAGACGCCAGAAACCTTCGAGGACTACGGACGCATTATCAACCAGCGGCACTTCAAGAGGCTCATGGGTCTTATGGAGGGCAGCACCGTTGCTGTTGGTGGAGACAGTGATGAATCCCAGTGCTACATAG CCCCCACTGTGTTGAAGGATGTGACGGGAGAATCCAAAGTGATGACTGAGGAGATCTTTGGACCCCTGCTGCCCATCATCACAGTGAGCGGTGTAGACGAGGCCATCCAGTTTATTAATGAGCGAGAGAAACCTCTGGTTATATACGTCTTCTCCCATGACAACAAG CTGATCAAAAGGGTGATCGCTGAGACGTCCAGCGGAGCGCTGCTGGCTAATGATTGTCTGGTACACTTCACTGTTGCCGCTCTGCCCTTCGGAGGAGTTG GTAACAGTGGTATGGGTTCTTACCACGGCCGGCACAGCTTCAACCAACTCAGCCACCTGCGCAGCTGTCTGATCAAGCAGCTGAAGATGGAGGGAGTCAACAGCATGCGGTACCcccctcacacagacaaaaagctGGGCTGGGCTCGATTCTTTCTGCTCAAGCAGGTCAATGTGGGCAGGCTGCAGCGCATGGCACTGCTGGCCGCGTTGGCTGGCTTGGCAGCATTTGTGGTGCAG AGATTCCTGCAGTGGGGCTGA
- the aldh3a2a gene encoding aldehyde dehydrogenase family 3 member A2a isoform X1, whose product MSREQLVVQRARKSFQTGKTKPLEYRIHQLKSLLRFISERRRDIAEAVKKDLGKSENGTELFETLGLEGEIKLAMEKVAEWAAPRPVEKNLLTISDEVYVQPEPLGVVLIIGAWNYPWAVTLQPLVGAIAAGNAAVIKPSEVSSHSAKVMEDLLPQYLDKDLYPVVTGGVSETQELLRQRFDHVFYTGSSSVGKLVMEAAARHLTPVTLELGGKSPCYIDKNCDITVACRRITWGKFVNCGQTCIAPDFILCEPSIQSKVVEEIKKCIKEFYTETPETFEDYGRIINQRHFKRLMGLMEGSTVAVGGDSDESQCYIAPTVLKDVTGESKVMTEEIFGPLLPIITVSGVDEAIQFINEREKPLVIYVFSHDNKLIKRVIAETSSGALLANDCLVHFTVAALPFGGVGNSGMGSYHGRHSFNQLSHLRSCLIKQLKMEGVNSMRYPPHTDKKLGWARFFLLKQVNVGRLQRMALLAALAGLAAFVVQVKELKYTGPVHRGIKGFALVSLMFCFTRL is encoded by the exons ATGTCCCGAGAGCAGCTGGTTGTTCAACGGGCCAGGAAGTCCTTCCAGACAGGGAAAACCAAGCCTCTGGAGTACAGGATCCACCAGCTGAAGAGCCTGCTCCGCTTCATCTCAGAGAGACGCAGGGACATAGCAGAGGCCGTCAAAAAGGACCTCGGCAAG AGTGAAAATGGGACCGAGCTGTTTGAGACACTGGGACTGGAGGGAGAGATCAAGCTGGCTATGGAGAAGGTGGCAGAGTGGGCGGCTCCTCGGCCGGTAGAGAAGAACCTCCTCACCATATCAGACGAGGTTTATGTGCAGCCGGAGCCTCTGGGAGTGGTGCTCATCATCGGGGCCTGGAACTACCCCTGGGCTGTCACCCTCCAGCCACTGGTTGGAGCTATCGCTGCTG GTAATGCAGCAGTCATAAAGCCATCCGAGGTCAGCTCTCACTCTGCCAAGGTCATGGAGGATCTTCTCCCTCAGTATCTAGACAAA GATCTGTACCCAGTGGTGACAGGTGGAGTGTCAGAGACCCAGGAGCTGCTGAGGCAGAGATTTGACCACGTCTTCTACACAGGAAGCAGCTCAGTGGGTAAATTGGTGATGGAGGCTGCGGCTCGCCACCTCACCCCTGTGACCCTGGAGCTGGGAGGGAAGAGCCCCTGCTACATCGACAAGAACTGTGACATTACTGTCGCATGTCG TCGCATCACGTGGGGAAAGTTTGTCAACTGTGGCCAGACATGCATCGCTCCTGACTTCATCCTGTGTGAACCCTCCATCCAGAGCAAAGTAGTGGAAGAGATCAAGAAGTGCATCAAG GAGTTTTACACAGAGACGCCAGAAACCTTCGAGGACTACGGACGCATTATCAACCAGCGGCACTTCAAGAGGCTCATGGGTCTTATGGAGGGCAGCACCGTTGCTGTTGGTGGAGACAGTGATGAATCCCAGTGCTACATAG CCCCCACTGTGTTGAAGGATGTGACGGGAGAATCCAAAGTGATGACTGAGGAGATCTTTGGACCCCTGCTGCCCATCATCACAGTGAGCGGTGTAGACGAGGCCATCCAGTTTATTAATGAGCGAGAGAAACCTCTGGTTATATACGTCTTCTCCCATGACAACAAG CTGATCAAAAGGGTGATCGCTGAGACGTCCAGCGGAGCGCTGCTGGCTAATGATTGTCTGGTACACTTCACTGTTGCCGCTCTGCCCTTCGGAGGAGTTG GTAACAGTGGTATGGGTTCTTACCACGGCCGGCACAGCTTCAACCAACTCAGCCACCTGCGCAGCTGTCTGATCAAGCAGCTGAAGATGGAGGGAGTCAACAGCATGCGGTACCcccctcacacagacaaaaagctGGGCTGGGCTCGATTCTTTCTGCTCAAGCAGGTCAATGTGGGCAGGCTGCAGCGCATGGCACTGCTGGCCGCGTTGGCTGGCTTGGCAGCATTTGTGGTGCAGGTAAAGGAACTAAAATATACCGGTCCGGTCCACAGAGGAATAAAAGGTTTTGCTTTGGTatcattaatgttttgttttacacgTCTGTAG